The genomic DNA CGACGCTGGCCAGAGTCTCCTTGGCCAGCGTGTCGCGCATTGCCTTCTCGGCCTTCAGCATCACGGCGTGGATGGCGCAGACGCCGGAGGTCGCCCAGTCCGGCGGTCTGTCGTCGAAGACCGCGCAACGGCCGCGGATCTCCTGGCACTCGAACAGCGGCTTCTCGCCCTCGATGGCGTCGACGATGACGAGGAAGCTGATGTCTTCCGGCGCCTTGGCGAGGCGGTAACCGCCGCGCACCCCTTCGCTGGCCGTGACGATCCCCGCCTTCTCCAGCTTCGGAAAGATCTTGGCGAGGAAGGAGGGGGAGATTCCCTGCAATTCCGCCAGATCCCGGCTGCTCAGCGGCGTGTCGCCGGCGGCGGCCAGCCAGAGCAGGCAGTGGATGCCGTATTCGACGCTTGCGGTGAGGTGTGCCATGGCGTGGCCCGTCCAACGGTCTCGACAACACAGACCGTATCAGTCCGCGTTCCCAAGCGCAAGACGGAAAACGCGGATAATGTTTATCCGAGTTTATGGGCGAGGTGGCAGGCCGGACATGGAAAAGCCGGAGCCCACCTTGCGGTGGGCTCCGGCTCTCCGGGGAAGCGGCCGGGCGGGGGGATGGAGGCCCCGCGCCGGCCGGGGGAGATCAGCGCACCAGATCGAACGAGTAGTCGGTCTCGCCGACGATGTTCGTGTTGGCGTCCATATCCTCGAAGATCCGATCCAGGATGCGCACCAGCACGTTCAGAGCGCCCTGGTAGCCCCAGGTCGGATAACGGTGATGGTGGTGACGGTCGAAGATCGGGTAGGTCAGGCGGATGAGCGGGATCTTGGTGTCGCGCTCCAGATACTTGCCGTAGCTGTTGCCGATGATGTAGTCGACCTTGTCGGTGAACAGCAGCGAGCGCAGGTGCCAGAGGTCCTTGCCGCCGTAGGCCTTGCCGGACTTGCCGAACGGCGAGGCGTCGAGCACCTTCTGAACCTGCTTCTCCCACTTCTTCGAGCCGGAGGTGGACAGGATGTGCACCGGCTCGGCGCCCAGCTCCATCAGGAACTTCGACATGCCCAGGCAGAAGTCCGGGTCGCCGTACACGGCGAAGCGCTTGCCGTGCAGGTGGGTGTGGCTGTCGGCGATGGCGTCGACGAGACGGCCGCGCTCCAGCTTCAGCTCCGCCGGGACCGGCTTGCCGGACAGCTCGGCCAGCTTCATCAGAAGCTCGTCGGTGCCGGTGACGCCCATCGGGTAGTTGTACTTGGCGACCTGCTGGCCCTTCTCCTTGATGAACTGCAGGGACTGCGGGGTGCAGTATTCCTGCATGGAGATGGTGGCCTTGGCGTGGACGGCCTCCTTCGTGGCCTCCAGCGGGGTGCCGCCGTCATACATGCGGTACTCGCCGTCGGCCGGGGTGTCGAAGTTGTCCGACACGTCCGACAGGATGGTCATCTGGATGCCGAACAGGCCGGCGATGCGCTTCAGCTCGCGGTTGTTGCCGACCGCGAAACCGTCGAACCCCGGGATCAGGTTGATCGTCTCGTTCTTCGGGGTGTCGAAGTTCTCCGACGTGCCCCAGAAGTGGGTCAGAACACCCTTGATCATGTTGTCGTAGCCGACGATGTGGCTGCCGACGAAGGCCGGGGTGTGGGCGAAGGGAACCGGGAAATCCGCCGGGACGCTTTCCTTGTTCTTCGCGTTGTTGATGAAGCCGGAGAGGTCGTCGCCGATGACCTCGGCCATGCAGGTGGTCAGCACGGCGATCATCTTCGGCTTGTACAGCGCGTAGGCGTTGGCCAGGCCGTCGATCATGTTGTTCAGGCCGCCGAACACCGCCGCGTCTTCCGTCATCGACGAGGAAACCGCGGAGTTCGGCTCCTTGAAGTGGCGGGTGAGGTGCGTGCGGTAGTAGGCGACGCAGCCCTGCGAGCCATGGACGAAGGGCAGGGTGCCCTCGAAGCCCTGGGCCGCGAACATCGCGCCGATCGGCTGGCAGGCCTTCGTCGGGTTGATGACGACCGCCTCACGGGCGAAGTTCTTTTCCTTGTACTCTTCCGTCTTGGTCCACGCGGAAACCCGGGCGACCTCTTCGTCGGAGTGGCCGTACTCGAACTCCGTCTTCTTGCGCTCGAACAGCTCCTTGTATTCGGGCTGACGGAAGAGCGTGAAGTGGTCGATGACCTTGTCGGCGCTCTGGGAAACGGGGTGGGACATGCTCATTACTCCTATCTTCCAGAGGCCGCTTTAGAACGGAGCCTTCATGATGCCCCAGACGGGGTTGTTGATGGCCAGATCCATGTCGCGGGCGAAGATCGCGAAGCCGTCGTAGCCGTGATACGGACCCGAGTAATCCCAGGAGTGCATCTGGCGGAAGGGCAGGCCCATCTTCTGGAAGACGTACTTTTCCTTGATGCCCGAAGCGACGAGGTCCGGACGCATCAGTTCGACGAACTTCTCCAGTTCGAAGGCGGTGACGTCGTCGTAGATCAGCGTGCCTTCCTTCACATAGTGCTGGGTGCGCTGATAGTCGTCGTTGTGGGCGAACTCGTAACCCGTGCCGACGATCTCCATGCCCAGGTCATGGTAGGCGTCGACCACGTGGCGCGGACGCAGGCCGCCGACGTAGATCATCACCTTCTTGCCTTCGAGCCGCGGCTTGAACTTGGCGATGACGGCGTCGACCATCGGCTGGTACTTGGCGATGACCTTCTCCGCGTTCTCCTTGATGGTGTCATCGAAGAGAGCGGCGATCTTGCGCAGGGACTCGGCGATCTGCGACGGGCCGAAGAAGTTGTACTCCATCCACGGAATACCGAACTTCTCTTCCATGTGGCGCGCGATGTAGTTCATCGAGCGGTAGCAGTGGATGAGGTTCACCTTCGCCTTCGGCGTGTTCTCCAACTCGGCGAGCGTGCCGTCGCCCGACCACTGGGCGATCACGCGCAGGCCGATCTCTTCCAGCAGGATGCGGCTGGCCCAGGCGTCGCCACCGATGTTGTAGTCACCGATGATGGTGACGTCGTACGGGGTGGAGACGAAGCCTTCCTTCGGCTCGGTCTTCTCGAAGATCCAGTCGCGGATGACGTCGTTGGCGATGTGGTGGCCCAGCGACTGGGAGACGCCGCGGAAGCCTTCGCAACGGACCGGAACGACCGGCTTGCCCAGTTCCTCGGACTTGGCGCGGGCGACCGCCTCGATGTCGTCGCCGATCAGGCCGATCGGGCACTCGGACTGGATGGAGATGCCGTTGACGAGCGGGAACAGCTCGTTGATCTCCTCGATCACCTTGTGCAGCTTCTTGTCGCCGCCGAAGACGATGTCCTTCTCCTGGAAGTCGGAGGTGAAGTGCATCGTGCCCCAGCTGTCCACGCCGGTGTCGCCGACATAGTAGTTGCGGCGGCCGGACCAGGAGTAGTAGCCGCAGCCGACCGGGCCGTGGGAGATGTGGATCATGTCCTTGATCGGACCCCACACCACACCCTTGGAACCGGCGTAGGCGCAACCACGGATGGTCATCACACCGGGGATCGACTTGATGTTCGACTTGACGCCGCAGTCCTTCGCCTCGGCCTCCAGCACGTTCAGGTGCTTGGCGCGGCGCTTGCGCGACTTCTCGGGATACGCTTCGAGAACCTTGTCGACGAGACCCTTGACGTCGACGCCTTCGTTCACGGACAGGCTCATGGTGCCAGTCTCCTGCTGCACTCATTATCCGCGCTACTGCAGCGCGGGACCGAGCCCCCTCTCTCCCACCCCGCGCACAGGGGCGGGGTGGGCTGGGGAGGGGGCCAGTTCAGAACTGCGCCCCGTGGGGGACCCAGTTATCAGGCCTTGGCGGCTTCCTTGGCCTGGAGCTCGGCGAGCTGCTGCTCCTCCGACTTCATGATGCCGAAGTCCATCAGCATCTCTTCCAGCTCTTCCATCGTGATCGGGGTCGGGATGGTGCCCTTGCCCTTGTTCGCGTGGACCTTGTTGGCGAGCTGGCGGTATTCCTGGGCCTGCTGGCTGTCCGGCGCGTACTCGATCACCGTCATGCGGCGCAGCTCGGCGTGCTGCACGATGTTGTCGCGCGGCACGAAGTGGATGAGCTGGGTGCCGAGGCGGGCGGCCAGGGCGGAGGCGAGGTCGATTTCCTTGTCGGTCTGGCGCTCGTTGCAGATCAGGCCGCCGAGGCGCACGCCGCCGCTGTGGGCGTACTTCAGAATGCCCTTGGCGATGTTGTTGGCGGCGTAGAGCGCCATCATCTCACCGGACATGACGATGTAGATTTCCTGGGCCTTGTTCTCGCGGATGGGCATGGCGAAACCGCCGCACACCACGTCGCCCAGCACGTCGTAGGAGACGTAGTCCACGTCGTCGTAGGCGCCGTTCTCTTCCAGGAAGTTGATCGAGGTGATCACGCCGCGGCCGGCGCAGCCGACCCCCGGCTCCGGACCGCCGGACTCGACGCACTTGATGCCCTTGTAGCCGATCTTGAGAACGTCCTCGAGCTCCAGATCCTCGACCGAGCCGGCTTCGGCGGCGAGGTGCAGCACGGTGTCCTGCGCCTTGGCGTGCAGGATCAGGCGGGTCGAGTCGGCCTTCGGATCGCAGCCGACGATCAGGATCTTCTGATCCAGCTCGACCAGCGCGGCCAGGGTGTTCTGGGAGGTGGTGGACTTGCCGATACCGCCCTTACCGTAGAACGCAATCTGGCGCAAAGACATGGGAGGTTACTCCTTTGCTTGGGTCTACAGGGTGTCTTCAATTCCGGGGCGGCCTGCCCAGCGGCCGCTTCGACCCCTTCTCTGCATCCCCCGTGCCAGTTCGCGAAAAATTTTTAAATCATTGAAATTGAACAAGAAAATTGATTGCGGACGAGCGCGGTCCGCTTTGTCGGGCCTGTGACATACCCGACAAAGCCCGACATTTTGTCGGGTCTCTCGCAATGAAAAGGAAGGGATGGACGAATGTCGTCCGCCAGCGTCAGAGCCAGCGTCAGGCGGCGGCGTGGTTCAGCGCGTCGCGGGCGACGACGAGGCGCAGCGCCAACGCCTCCAACTCGTCGCCGTCCTGGCCCATGTCATAGAGAAGCTGGGCCAGCGACTGGCCGCGGGCGAGCAGGCGGCGCGCCTTGGCCGGGTCGGCGGGGCGGGCCAGCAGGATGCCGACGAGGCGCTCCCCGGCGATGCCGGCCAGCGCGCGGCTGCGTTCGGCCAGACGGCGTTCCAGCGTGTCGAGCACCGCCGGACGCCCGGCATGGTCGAGATCCGTGCAGAACTGGTGCAGGGAACGGAGCTGGCGCAGCAGCGCCTCGAACAGCAGCTCGTCGAGGTCGCCGCCGTTGGCCGCCTTTCCGACAAGATCGAACAGCGTGTCGGAAAGCCGCCACGCCGCCGACAGGCAATCGTTCATCGCCTTGCGGTCGGCGGGCTCGACGAAGGCGTTGGCCTCCTCGCGGTGCTCCTCCTGATCGTCCAGGTTCCGCAGGGCGACGACGAGCAGCCCGTCCACCGAGGCCAGCGCGGCGAGGCTGGCGTGCAGCGCCTTGATGCCGCGGTCGGCGCCGAAGCCGTCCATGGCCTCCGCTGCCCGGCGCAGCGCGTGGCGGGTGAGACGGCGCGACTGGTAGACGACGTCGCGCAGGGCGACGGTGGCGCCCAGCGTCTCCAGCATCAGCCGCCGCGCCTCGAAGCGCAGCAGAGCGTGGGCGAGGCTGTCCATGGCGCCGGCGGTGGCGCCTGCCGGGTCCTCTTCCGCGACCGCGACGGGCGCTTCGCCGCGGACCAGCCGGTCGGCGTCGGCGCGGGCGTCCGCCTCGATGGCCGACACCACCGACAGCACGGCGCCGCGCCCGGCGCCGCGCAGCAGGGCGACCAGGGCGCGCAGGGCGGTGGCCACCTCCAGCGCGCCGGGCAGCCCATCCTCGGCGGTGCCCTTGTTGTGGACGACGCGGTCGATC from Azospirillum brasilense includes the following:
- the nifH gene encoding nitrogenase iron protein, with the translated sequence MSLRQIAFYGKGGIGKSTTSQNTLAALVELDQKILIVGCDPKADSTRLILHAKAQDTVLHLAAEAGSVEDLELEDVLKIGYKGIKCVESGGPEPGVGCAGRGVITSINFLEENGAYDDVDYVSYDVLGDVVCGGFAMPIRENKAQEIYIVMSGEMMALYAANNIAKGILKYAHSGGVRLGGLICNERQTDKEIDLASALAARLGTQLIHFVPRDNIVQHAELRRMTVIEYAPDSQQAQEYRQLANKVHANKGKGTIPTPITMEELEEMLMDFGIMKSEEQQLAELQAKEAAKA
- the nifD gene encoding nitrogenase molybdenum-iron protein alpha chain, coding for MSLSVNEGVDVKGLVDKVLEAYPEKSRKRRAKHLNVLEAEAKDCGVKSNIKSIPGVMTIRGCAYAGSKGVVWGPIKDMIHISHGPVGCGYYSWSGRRNYYVGDTGVDSWGTMHFTSDFQEKDIVFGGDKKLHKVIEEINELFPLVNGISIQSECPIGLIGDDIEAVARAKSEELGKPVVPVRCEGFRGVSQSLGHHIANDVIRDWIFEKTEPKEGFVSTPYDVTIIGDYNIGGDAWASRILLEEIGLRVIAQWSGDGTLAELENTPKAKVNLIHCYRSMNYIARHMEEKFGIPWMEYNFFGPSQIAESLRKIAALFDDTIKENAEKVIAKYQPMVDAVIAKFKPRLEGKKVMIYVGGLRPRHVVDAYHDLGMEIVGTGYEFAHNDDYQRTQHYVKEGTLIYDDVTAFELEKFVELMRPDLVASGIKEKYVFQKMGLPFRQMHSWDYSGPYHGYDGFAIFARDMDLAINNPVWGIMKAPF
- a CDS encoding RrF2 family transcriptional regulator, producing the protein MAHLTASVEYGIHCLLWLAAAGDTPLSSRDLAELQGISPSFLAKIFPKLEKAGIVTASEGVRGGYRLAKAPEDISFLVIVDAIEGEKPLFECQEIRGRCAVFDDRPPDWATSGVCAIHAVMLKAEKAMRDTLAKETLASVGETFGRKAPPEFQGDVQTWIDARLSARAASRTRHTP
- the nifK gene encoding nitrogenase molybdenum-iron protein subunit beta; this encodes MSHPVSQSADKVIDHFTLFRQPEYKELFERKKTEFEYGHSDEEVARVSAWTKTEEYKEKNFAREAVVINPTKACQPIGAMFAAQGFEGTLPFVHGSQGCVAYYRTHLTRHFKEPNSAVSSSMTEDAAVFGGLNNMIDGLANAYALYKPKMIAVLTTCMAEVIGDDLSGFINNAKNKESVPADFPVPFAHTPAFVGSHIVGYDNMIKGVLTHFWGTSENFDTPKNETINLIPGFDGFAVGNNRELKRIAGLFGIQMTILSDVSDNFDTPADGEYRMYDGGTPLEATKEAVHAKATISMQEYCTPQSLQFIKEKGQQVAKYNYPMGVTGTDELLMKLAELSGKPVPAELKLERGRLVDAIADSHTHLHGKRFAVYGDPDFCLGMSKFLMELGAEPVHILSTSGSKKWEKQVQKVLDASPFGKSGKAYGGKDLWHLRSLLFTDKVDYIIGNSYGKYLERDTKIPLIRLTYPIFDRHHHHRYPTWGYQGALNVLVRILDRIFEDMDANTNIVGETDYSFDLVR